AAGGTGGTTTCCATTGCATGGGTGCTCGCTGGCCTCTCTTTCTGTGTCGCTTTTTTGCTTTCATGGTCTGCATTGTATTTCTATAGAGAGAAAAATACGGTTAGGGGAGATGGTTAATGAAGGAATATCTCTTATTGCACAGTGAAGCTTTTCCCGCTTGGCTCAGCAAGGACGTCGTATATACATGGGCGGTTATGGTGATTGTCCTTGGGCTTTCCTGGCTTGCTACCAGAAAAATGGCGGAAGTTCCCCGTGGCATTCAGAACGTTTTTGAGACGGTTATTGAACTGCTGCAAGGAGCTGTGCGTTCCAGTATGGGTGCGCGCGGTGACTATTTCCTTCCTCTGATAGCCGGTTTTGCCTTCTATATATTCACGTCGAATATTGTTGGCCTGCTGCCGGGCTTCCATCCCCCCACGGCTGGTCTGAATACCACGGCCTCGCTTGCCATTATCGTCTTTGTTCTTACCCACTACTATGGAGTGAAAACCCAGGGCGCGTGGAATTATATCAAGCACTTTGCGGGCCCTATTCCCGCCATGGCCCCTCTTATGTTCCCCATTGAAATTGTCGGGCATCTGACCCGCCCCGTCAGCCTGAGCCTTCGTCTGTTTGGTAACATGATGGGTAAAGAAAAAGTTCTGCTGGTTTTGCTTATGCTGGTGCCCTTTTTTATACCCATGATTATCATGGGCCTTGGAGTGCTGGTAGCTGTCATTCAGACCGTTGTTTTCTGTCTGCTGGCTATGATATACATTGGCAGTGCCATGGAAGATGCCCATCACTGACAAATCAGTTTGTTATGCTTTGATCATAAAATCATTGATTATTTTTAAGGAGGACTTTTATTTATGCTGAAGCGAATTCTGTTTACCGTTGCTTTCGTAGCAATGGCCTCTTCTGCCGCCCTGGCCGGTGAAGGTGGAAGTGGAAGCGCCATGGTATTGACGGCTATCATGATTGGCGCTGGTATTGGTATGGGTCTTGGTGCACTGGGTACCGGTATCGGTATGGGTAATGCTAT
This portion of the Desulfurispirillum indicum S5 genome encodes:
- the atpB gene encoding F0F1 ATP synthase subunit A, which produces MKEYLLLHSEAFPAWLSKDVVYTWAVMVIVLGLSWLATRKMAEVPRGIQNVFETVIELLQGAVRSSMGARGDYFLPLIAGFAFYIFTSNIVGLLPGFHPPTAGLNTTASLAIIVFVLTHYYGVKTQGAWNYIKHFAGPIPAMAPLMFPIEIVGHLTRPVSLSLRLFGNMMGKEKVLLVLLMLVPFFIPMIIMGLGVLVAVIQTVVFCLLAMIYIGSAMEDAHH